The following are encoded in a window of Nocardioides houyundeii genomic DNA:
- the disA gene encoding DNA integrity scanning diadenylate cyclase DisA, whose protein sequence is MVGIERSDESLRLRATLASIAPGTILRDGLERILRGRTGALIVVGHDKLVDSISSGGFTLDVPFTATGLRELAKMDGAIIIDNHISRIHRAAVHLMPDATIHSDETGTRHRTADRVARQTRFPVISVSQSMQIIAVYVGETRYVLEDSGQILSRANQALATLERYKLRLDEVSSTLSALEIEDLVTVRDVAVVAQRLEMVTRIAREIEDYVLELGTDGRLLSLQLEELVTGVDADRELVIRDYLPPGKNAKTPAELLTELELLSPTELVDPASVAKALGMTAGDHLDGAVAPRGYRLLAKVPRLPSPVVDRLVEHFGGLQQLLSAGIDDLQAVDGVGELRARSVREGLSRLAESSILERYV, encoded by the coding sequence ATGGTGGGCATCGAGCGCAGTGACGAGAGCCTGCGTCTGCGCGCAACCCTGGCCTCCATCGCCCCGGGGACGATCCTGCGCGACGGCCTGGAGCGCATCCTGCGGGGCCGCACCGGGGCACTGATCGTGGTCGGCCACGACAAGCTGGTGGACTCCATCTCCAGCGGCGGCTTCACCCTGGACGTCCCGTTCACCGCCACCGGGCTCCGTGAGCTGGCGAAGATGGACGGCGCCATCATCATCGACAACCACATCTCGCGCATCCACCGCGCCGCGGTGCACCTGATGCCCGACGCCACCATCCACTCCGACGAGACCGGCACCCGGCACCGCACCGCCGACCGGGTGGCACGCCAGACCCGCTTCCCGGTGATCTCGGTGTCGCAGTCGATGCAGATCATCGCCGTGTACGTCGGCGAGACCCGCTACGTGCTGGAGGACTCGGGCCAGATCCTCTCCCGCGCCAACCAGGCGCTGGCGACGCTGGAGCGCTACAAGCTGCGCCTGGACGAGGTCTCCTCCACGCTGTCGGCGCTGGAGATCGAGGACCTCGTCACCGTCCGGGACGTCGCGGTGGTGGCCCAGCGGCTGGAGATGGTCACCCGCATCGCCCGCGAGATCGAGGACTACGTCCTGGAGCTCGGCACCGACGGCCGGCTGCTCTCGCTGCAGCTGGAGGAGCTGGTCACCGGGGTCGACGCCGACCGCGAGCTGGTCATCCGCGACTACCTGCCGCCGGGCAAGAACGCCAAGACCCCGGCCGAGCTGCTCACCGAGCTCGAGCTGCTCTCCCCCACCGAGCTGGTGGACCCCGCCTCGGTCGCCAAGGCGCTCGGGATGACCGCCGGCGACCACCTCGACGGGGCGGTCGCTCCTCGTGGCTACCGGCTGCTCGCCAAGGTGCCGCGCCTGCCCAGCCCGGTGGTCGACCGGCTGGTGGAGCACTTCGGCGGGCTCCAGCAGCTGCTCTCCGCGGGGATCGACGACCTGCAGGCCGTCGACGGCGTCGGCGAGCTGCGGGCCCGCAGCGTCCGTGAGGGGCTCTCCCGGCTCGCGGAGTCGAGCATCCTGGAGCGCTACGTCTGA
- a CDS encoding A/G-specific adenine glycosylase, whose protein sequence is MSALHGPILDWYDDHARDLPWRTGEASPWSVMVSEFMLQQTPVARVLPVHQAWLERWPTPALLAQEPVGEALRMWGRLGYPRRALRLHASAVAICERHGGEVPLDRAQLLALPGVGDYTSAAIAAFAFGQRHEVLDTNVRRVFARALVGEELAGASVTRGERLAAQELLPQDPATAATWSVAVMELGALVCRATKPDCGSCPVADLCAWRAAGHPAYDGPPRRGQAWAGTDRQCRGRIMAVLRDSPGPVSAVGIEAAWHDAGQRERCLAALVVDGLVVPAGDLGYRLP, encoded by the coding sequence ATGAGTGCCCTGCACGGACCGATCCTCGACTGGTACGACGACCATGCCCGCGACCTGCCGTGGCGCACCGGCGAGGCGTCGCCGTGGTCGGTGATGGTCTCGGAGTTCATGCTGCAGCAGACCCCGGTGGCGCGGGTGCTGCCGGTGCACCAGGCCTGGCTGGAGCGCTGGCCGACCCCGGCGCTGCTGGCCCAGGAGCCGGTCGGGGAGGCGCTGCGCATGTGGGGACGGCTGGGCTATCCCCGGCGGGCCCTGCGGCTGCACGCCAGCGCGGTCGCCATCTGCGAGCGCCACGGTGGGGAGGTTCCCCTCGACCGCGCCCAGCTGCTGGCACTGCCGGGCGTCGGGGACTACACGTCCGCGGCCATCGCCGCGTTCGCCTTCGGCCAGCGCCACGAGGTGCTGGACACCAACGTGCGTCGGGTCTTCGCGCGCGCGCTCGTCGGCGAGGAGCTCGCTGGCGCGTCGGTGACCCGGGGCGAGCGACTCGCAGCCCAGGAGCTGCTGCCCCAGGACCCCGCCACGGCGGCCACCTGGTCGGTGGCGGTGATGGAGCTCGGAGCGCTGGTCTGCCGGGCGACCAAGCCGGACTGCGGCTCCTGCCCGGTCGCCGACCTCTGTGCGTGGCGGGCGGCCGGCCACCCGGCGTACGACGGGCCGCCGCGGCGCGGTCAGGCCTGGGCCGGCACCGACCGGCAGTGCCGGGGCCGGATCATGGCGGTGCTGCGTGACAGCCCCGGGCCGGTGAGCGCGGTCGGCATCGAGGCCGCCTGGCACGACGCCGGGCAGCGGGAGCGCTGCCTGGCGGCCCTGGTCGTCGACGGCCTGGTGGTGCCGGCGGGAGACCTGGGATACCGCCTGCCCTGA
- a CDS encoding ATP-dependent Clp protease ATP-binding subunit, with translation MFERFTDRARRVVVLAQEEARMLSHNYIGTEHILLGLIHEGEGVAAKALESLDISLEAVRAQVEEIIGQGQQAPSGHIPFTPRAKKVLELSLREALQLGHSYIGTEHILLGLIREGEGVAAQVLQKLGADLNRVRQQVIQLLSGFQGKESAGAATGTGTAGGEAPSSSLVLDQFGRNLTQAAREGKLDPVIGRAQEIERVMQILSRRTKNNPVLIGEPGVGKTTIVEGLAQDIVRGNVPETLKDKQIYTLDLGALVAGSRYRGDFEERLKKVLKEIRTRGDIVLFIDEIHTLVGAGAAEGAIDAASILKPMLARGELQTIGATTLDEYRKYLEKDAALERRFQPIQVAEPSIAHTIEMLKGLRDRYEAHHRVTITDEALVSAATLADRYISDRFLPDKAIDLIDEAGSRLRIRRMTAPPDLRAFDEQIAEVRQRKEGAIDGQDFEAAASLRDEEKQLIAKKAEREKQWRAGDMDEIAEVDEELIAEVLAVATGIPIVKLSEAESTRLLNMEEELHKRVIGQEEAVKALSRAIRRTRAGLKDPKRPGGSFIFAGPSGVGKTWLSKTLADFLFGDEDSLIQLDMSEFSEKHTVSRLFGSPPGYVGYEEGGQLTEKVRRKPFSVVLFDEVEKAHPDIFNSLLQILEEGRLTDSQGRVVDFKNTVIIMTTNLGTRDIAKSVNLGFAQTGDAAGSYDRMKSKVSEELKQHFRPEFLNRVDEIIVFPPLSQEQIVSMVDNMIDAVEKRLKDRDMQLELTPAAKQLLATRGFDPVLGARPLRRTVQREIEDTLAEKMLFGEIGPGQIILVDVEGEGPTATFTFEGQKVSKLPDMPPLETVDVAGPPSEGPDDSAGPVDITKSED, from the coding sequence ATGTTCGAGCGGTTCACCGACCGAGCCCGACGAGTTGTCGTGCTGGCCCAAGAAGAGGCCCGCATGCTCTCGCACAACTACATCGGTACCGAGCACATCCTGCTCGGCCTCATCCACGAGGGCGAGGGCGTGGCCGCCAAAGCTCTGGAGTCCCTCGACATCTCGCTGGAGGCCGTGCGCGCCCAGGTCGAGGAGATCATCGGCCAGGGCCAGCAGGCACCCTCGGGCCACATCCCGTTCACCCCGCGCGCCAAGAAGGTGCTCGAGCTCTCCCTGCGCGAGGCGCTGCAGCTCGGTCACTCCTACATCGGCACCGAGCACATCCTGCTCGGCCTGATCCGCGAGGGCGAGGGCGTCGCGGCCCAGGTGCTGCAGAAGCTCGGCGCGGACCTCAACCGGGTCCGCCAGCAGGTCATCCAGCTCCTCTCCGGCTTCCAGGGCAAGGAGTCGGCCGGTGCTGCCACCGGCACCGGCACCGCCGGCGGCGAGGCCCCGTCCTCCTCGCTGGTCCTGGACCAGTTCGGCCGCAACCTGACCCAGGCCGCCCGCGAGGGCAAGCTCGACCCGGTCATCGGCCGTGCGCAGGAGATCGAGCGCGTGATGCAGATCCTGTCGCGCCGCACGAAGAACAACCCCGTGCTGATCGGGGAGCCCGGCGTGGGCAAGACCACGATCGTGGAGGGCCTGGCCCAGGACATCGTCCGCGGCAACGTGCCCGAGACGCTCAAGGACAAGCAGATCTACACCCTCGACCTGGGTGCCCTGGTGGCCGGCAGCCGCTACCGCGGTGACTTCGAGGAGCGCCTGAAGAAGGTGCTCAAGGAGATCCGCACGCGCGGCGACATCGTGCTGTTCATCGACGAGATCCACACCCTGGTGGGTGCGGGTGCCGCCGAGGGCGCCATCGACGCCGCCAGCATCCTCAAGCCGATGCTGGCCCGGGGCGAGCTGCAGACCATCGGCGCCACCACTCTCGACGAATACCGCAAGTACCTCGAGAAGGACGCCGCCCTGGAGCGCCGCTTCCAGCCGATCCAGGTCGCCGAGCCGTCGATCGCCCACACGATCGAGATGCTCAAGGGCCTGCGCGACCGCTACGAGGCGCACCACCGGGTGACCATCACCGACGAGGCGCTGGTCTCCGCGGCCACCCTGGCCGACCGCTACATCTCCGACCGGTTCCTCCCGGACAAGGCCATCGACCTGATCGACGAGGCCGGCTCCAGGCTCCGGATCCGCCGGATGACCGCGCCGCCGGACCTGCGTGCCTTCGACGAGCAGATCGCCGAGGTGCGTCAGCGCAAGGAGGGCGCCATCGACGGCCAGGACTTCGAGGCCGCGGCCAGCCTGCGCGACGAGGAGAAGCAGCTCATCGCCAAGAAGGCCGAGCGCGAGAAGCAGTGGCGCGCCGGTGACATGGACGAGATCGCCGAGGTCGACGAGGAGCTGATCGCCGAGGTGCTGGCGGTCGCGACCGGGATCCCGATCGTCAAGCTCTCCGAGGCGGAGTCCACCCGCCTGCTCAACATGGAGGAGGAGCTCCACAAGCGGGTCATCGGACAGGAGGAGGCCGTCAAGGCTCTCTCCCGCGCGATCCGACGTACCCGTGCCGGGCTCAAGGACCCCAAGCGTCCCGGTGGGTCGTTCATCTTCGCCGGCCCCTCCGGCGTCGGCAAGACCTGGCTGTCCAAGACGCTGGCCGACTTCCTGTTCGGCGACGAGGACTCGCTCATCCAGCTCGACATGAGCGAGTTCAGCGAGAAGCACACCGTCTCGCGGCTCTTCGGATCGCCTCCCGGCTACGTCGGCTACGAAGAGGGTGGCCAGCTCACCGAGAAGGTGCGGCGCAAGCCGTTCTCGGTGGTGCTGTTCGACGAGGTCGAGAAGGCCCACCCGGACATCTTCAACAGCCTGCTGCAGATCCTGGAGGAAGGTCGCCTGACCGACTCCCAGGGCCGGGTGGTCGACTTCAAGAACACCGTCATCATCATGACCACCAACCTCGGCACCAGGGACATCGCCAAGTCCGTCAACCTGGGCTTCGCCCAGACCGGTGACGCGGCGGGCTCCTACGACCGGATGAAGAGCAAGGTGTCGGAGGAGCTGAAGCAGCACTTCCGCCCCGAGTTCCTCAACCGCGTGGACGAGATCATCGTCTTCCCGCCGCTCTCGCAGGAGCAGATCGTCTCCATGGTCGACAACATGATCGACGCGGTGGAGAAGCGGCTCAAGGACCGGGACATGCAGCTCGAGCTGACCCCGGCCGCCAAGCAGCTGCTCGCGACCCGGGGCTTCGACCCGGTGCTCGGTGCCCGGCCGCTGCGCCGCACCGTGCAGCGCGAGATCGAGGACACCCTGGCCGAGAAGATGCTCTTCGGGGAGATCGGCCCCGGCCAGATCATCCTGGTCGACGTCGAGGGCGAGGGTCCGACCGCGACCTTCACCTTCGAGGGTCAGAAGGTCAGCAAGCTGCCCGACATGCCGCCGCTCGAGACGGTCGACGTGGCCGGACCTCCTTCGGAGGGACCGGACGACTCCGCGGGCCCGGTGGACATCACCAAGTCCGAGGACTAG
- a CDS encoding histone-like nucleoid-structuring protein Lsr2: MAQKVNIVLVDDIDGSEATETVSFALDGTNYEIDLNDENAAALREALSGYVGHARKSGGGGRKNARRGSAAASGGVSAKDIRAWAREQGHELSERGRVPAEIREAYEAAH, translated from the coding sequence ATGGCGCAAAAGGTCAACATCGTCCTCGTGGACGACATCGACGGCAGCGAGGCGACCGAGACCGTCTCGTTCGCGCTGGACGGCACCAATTACGAGATTGACCTGAACGACGAGAATGCCGCCGCTCTGCGCGAGGCGCTGAGTGGATATGTCGGCCACGCCCGCAAGAGCGGTGGCGGGGGACGCAAGAACGCACGACGCGGCTCGGCCGCCGCCTCCGGGGGCGTCAGCGCCAAGGACATCCGGGCCTGGGCCCGGGAGCAGGGTCACGAGCTCTCCGAGCGCGGCCGGGTGCCCGCCGAGATCCGCGAGGCCTACGAGGCTGCGCACTGA
- a CDS encoding type III pantothenate kinase: MSTLLAADIGNSYTVLGLLRGEDVVAHWRVSTDDRRTADEWAVLVRGLLAEAEDGHSLGGVAVCATVPSVLAEWREMLARHFGDLASVVVEPGVRTGMPVLMDNPREVGADRILNSLAASRIFGGPAIVVDFGTATTFDVVSAAGAYVGGAIAPGIEISLQALGRRGAQLREVELKRPRSVIAKNTVEALQSGMLFGVAAQVEGLVARMIEELGEDASDVCVLATGHLATLVLDECSCFTDHAPWLTLQGLRMVFERNC, encoded by the coding sequence GTGAGCACCCTCCTCGCTGCCGACATCGGCAACAGCTACACCGTGCTCGGTCTGCTGCGCGGCGAGGACGTGGTGGCGCACTGGCGGGTCTCCACCGACGACCGGCGCACCGCCGACGAGTGGGCGGTGCTGGTGCGTGGGCTGCTCGCCGAGGCCGAGGACGGGCACAGCCTCGGCGGGGTGGCGGTCTGCGCGACGGTGCCGTCGGTGCTCGCGGAATGGCGAGAAATGCTGGCGCGGCATTTCGGCGATCTCGCCTCGGTGGTGGTCGAGCCGGGGGTGCGCACCGGAATGCCGGTGCTGATGGACAATCCGCGCGAGGTGGGGGCCGACCGCATCCTCAATTCGCTGGCCGCATCCCGGATCTTCGGCGGCCCGGCCATTGTGGTCGATTTCGGGACCGCTACCACGTTCGACGTGGTCTCGGCAGCCGGGGCGTACGTCGGGGGCGCGATCGCGCCGGGAATCGAGATATCGCTCCAAGCGCTGGGACGGCGCGGCGCCCAGCTGCGGGAGGTGGAGCTCAAGAGGCCGCGCTCGGTGATCGCCAAGAACACGGTCGAGGCATTGCAGTCGGGAATGCTCTTCGGTGTCGCCGCGCAGGTCGAGGGGCTCGTGGCACGGATGATCGAGGAGCTGGGGGAGGACGCCTCCGACGTGTGCGTGCTGGCCACCGGGCACCTGGCTACGCTCGTGCTCGACGAGTGCTCCTGCTTCACCGACCACGCGCCGTGGCTCACGCTGCAGGGCTTGAGAATGGTCTTCGAGCGCAATTGCTGA
- the nadC gene encoding carboxylating nicotinate-nucleotide diphosphorylase yields the protein MSLDPTVRPAPASYHPVSEAVTAELRAAGLDPDAVTRAILAALAEDLPAGDPTSEATIAAEQQGVAHFNAREPGVVAGLGIAAAVFEVVMGDSVTVSDRVPDGAAVVAGDRVLSVSGPTRGLLTAERTALNFASHLSGVATATSQWVAALEGTRARVLDTRKTLPGWRALQKYAVRCGGGVNHRFSLSDMAMVKDNHVVAAGGVLPALEAVRARFPGLPVEVEVTDLDQLRELLDAGCDRILLDNMDSETMAEAVRIAEGRAALEASGGLTIERAREVALTGVDFISVGALTHSVQVFDLGMDLL from the coding sequence ATGAGCCTCGACCCGACCGTCCGTCCCGCTCCGGCGTCGTACCACCCGGTCTCCGAAGCGGTCACCGCCGAGCTGCGGGCGGCGGGCCTGGACCCGGACGCCGTGACCCGGGCCATCCTGGCCGCCCTGGCCGAGGACCTGCCCGCCGGTGACCCCACCAGCGAGGCCACCATCGCGGCTGAGCAGCAGGGCGTGGCGCACTTCAACGCCCGGGAGCCCGGCGTCGTCGCGGGCCTCGGCATCGCCGCGGCCGTCTTCGAGGTCGTCATGGGTGACTCGGTGACCGTCTCCGACCGGGTCCCCGACGGTGCGGCCGTGGTCGCCGGCGACCGGGTGCTCTCGGTCTCCGGGCCCACCCGAGGACTGCTCACCGCCGAGCGGACCGCCCTCAACTTCGCCAGTCACCTCTCCGGCGTCGCCACCGCGACCTCGCAGTGGGTCGCGGCGCTCGAGGGCACCCGGGCCCGGGTGCTGGACACCCGCAAGACCCTGCCCGGCTGGCGCGCCCTGCAGAAGTACGCCGTGCGCTGCGGTGGCGGGGTCAACCACCGGTTCAGCCTCAGCGACATGGCGATGGTCAAGGACAACCACGTCGTGGCCGCCGGTGGCGTGCTTCCCGCCCTGGAGGCGGTGCGCGCCAGGTTCCCCGGACTGCCGGTGGAGGTGGAGGTCACCGACCTGGACCAGCTGCGGGAGCTGCTCGACGCCGGGTGCGACCGGATCCTGCTGGACAACATGGACTCGGAGACGATGGCCGAGGCCGTGCGCATCGCCGAGGGCCGCGCCGCGCTGGAGGCCTCCGGCGGGCTGACGATCGAGCGCGCGCGGGAGGTGGCCCTGACCGGGGTCGACTTCATCTCCGTCGGGGCGCTGACGCACTCGGTCCAGGTCTTCGACCTCGGGATGGACCTGCTGTGA
- a CDS encoding L-aspartate oxidase — translation MTTPGRVPSRLAAPRPGWTTRADVVVVGSGIAGLTAALRIDAADPLLKVLVVTKDVLNAGSTQWAQGGIAAALGPGDTPDQHERDTLVAGAGACDVDAVRVLVNEGPEAVRELIGLGTEFDHHPDGELSLTREGGHHRDRIAHAGGDATGAEIQRALIAAVERAPQIEVIQHALAVDLLLAEDGGVAGLTLHVLGEGQRDGVGAVHARAVVLASGGLGQVFSSSTNPAVATGDGMALALRAGAVLRDTEFVQFHPTVMYLGPDSSGQQPLISEAVRGEGAFLVDFEGNRLMTGLHPLGDLAPRDVVAKAITRRMLATGRPHMWLDARHLGEEFWERRFPTILGVCRSHGVDPVTELIPVAPAQHYASGGVATDLHGRSSVPGLYATGEVACSGVHGANRLASNSLLEGLVFSRRIADVLPGELRSWHDSAVRVQEPDQPGAWLVSGARRRALQELMTRDVGVLRHHDGLTEALTQLHGLAPGPDEGADLGSVTPGVDAWETTNLLTLSVALAQAALLRTETRGSHWREDFAQRDPRVAGHIDARLADGVVSVTHQPSRSTDPSEPSDATAQTGATA, via the coding sequence GTGACGACGCCGGGCCGGGTCCCGTCGCGGCTCGCCGCGCCCCGGCCCGGCTGGACCACCCGCGCCGACGTGGTGGTGGTCGGCTCCGGGATCGCCGGACTGACCGCCGCGCTGCGCATCGACGCGGCCGACCCGCTGCTCAAGGTGCTGGTGGTCACCAAGGACGTGCTCAACGCCGGGTCCACCCAGTGGGCCCAGGGCGGCATCGCCGCCGCGCTCGGGCCCGGCGACACCCCCGACCAGCACGAGCGCGACACCCTGGTCGCCGGTGCCGGGGCGTGCGACGTGGACGCCGTACGGGTGCTGGTCAACGAGGGGCCCGAGGCCGTGCGCGAGCTGATCGGGCTGGGCACGGAGTTCGACCACCACCCCGACGGGGAGCTGAGCCTGACCCGTGAGGGCGGGCACCACCGCGACCGGATCGCGCACGCCGGTGGCGACGCCACCGGCGCCGAGATCCAGCGGGCGCTGATCGCCGCGGTCGAGCGGGCCCCGCAGATCGAGGTCATCCAGCACGCTCTCGCGGTCGACCTGCTGCTCGCCGAGGACGGCGGCGTCGCGGGGCTGACCCTGCACGTGCTCGGCGAGGGCCAGCGCGACGGCGTCGGGGCCGTGCACGCCCGCGCGGTGGTGCTGGCCAGTGGCGGCCTCGGCCAGGTCTTCTCCTCCTCCACCAACCCCGCGGTGGCCACCGGGGACGGCATGGCCCTGGCGCTGCGCGCCGGCGCGGTGCTGCGCGACACCGAGTTCGTCCAGTTCCACCCCACCGTGATGTACCTCGGCCCGGACTCCTCGGGCCAGCAGCCGCTCATCTCCGAGGCGGTGCGCGGCGAGGGAGCCTTCCTGGTGGACTTCGAGGGCAACCGGCTGATGACGGGCCTGCACCCGCTCGGCGACCTGGCCCCGCGCGACGTGGTGGCCAAGGCCATCACCCGCCGGATGCTGGCCACCGGACGCCCGCACATGTGGCTCGACGCCCGGCACCTGGGGGAGGAGTTCTGGGAGCGGCGCTTCCCCACCATCCTCGGGGTCTGCCGCTCCCACGGGGTCGACCCGGTGACCGAGCTCATCCCCGTCGCCCCGGCCCAGCACTACGCCTCCGGCGGAGTCGCCACCGACCTGCACGGCCGCTCCAGCGTGCCCGGGCTCTACGCCACCGGCGAGGTGGCCTGCTCGGGGGTGCACGGCGCCAACCGGCTGGCGTCGAACTCGCTGCTGGAGGGCCTGGTCTTCTCGCGGCGCATCGCCGACGTGCTGCCCGGTGAGCTGCGCAGCTGGCACGACTCCGCCGTACGAGTTCAGGAGCCGGACCAGCCGGGCGCCTGGCTGGTCTCCGGGGCCCGGCGCCGCGCCCTCCAGGAGCTGATGACCCGGGACGTCGGGGTGCTGCGCCACCACGACGGCCTCACCGAGGCGCTGACCCAGCTGCACGGGCTGGCACCCGGTCCCGACGAGGGGGCGGACCTCGGGTCGGTGACGCCGGGCGTGGACGCCTGGGAGACCACCAACCTGCTCACCCTCTCGGTGGCGCTGGCCCAGGCGGCGCTGCTGCGCACCGAGACCCGCGGCTCGCACTGGCGCGAGGACTTCGCCCAGCGAGACCCCCGCGTGGCGGGCCACATCGACGCCCGGCTCGCGGACGGCGTGGTGAGCGTGACGCACCAGCCCTCCCGCTCCACGGACCCCTCAGAACCCTCCGACGCCACCGCGCAGACTGGAGCCACCGCATGA
- the panD gene encoding aspartate 1-decarboxylase, with protein MLRTMMKSKIHRATVTQADLHYVGSVTVDEDLLDAADLLAGELVHIVDVTNGARLETYTIAGERGSGVIGINGAAARLVHPGDTVILIAYGQMETAEAKTYEPSVVFVDLDNKIMGTGFDPAETFGDPTLKRGDLIGR; from the coding sequence ATGTTGCGCACGATGATGAAGAGCAAGATCCATCGGGCCACCGTGACCCAGGCAGACCTGCACTACGTCGGTTCGGTGACCGTCGACGAGGACCTGCTCGACGCCGCCGACCTGCTGGCCGGTGAGCTGGTGCACATCGTGGACGTCACCAACGGCGCCCGCCTGGAGACCTACACCATCGCCGGCGAGCGTGGCTCGGGCGTGATCGGCATCAACGGTGCCGCCGCCCGCCTGGTGCACCCCGGAGACACGGTGATCCTGATCGCCTACGGCCAGATGGAGACCGCCGAGGCCAAGACCTACGAGCCGAGCGTGGTCTTCGTCGACCTCGACAACAAGATCATGGGCACCGGGTTCGACCCCGCCGAGACGTTCGGGGACCCGACGCTCAAGCGCGGCGACCTCATCGGCCGCTGA
- the panC gene encoding pantoate--beta-alanine ligase: protein MSDRPSLARSREELVALLAPARAQGSRVGYVPTMGALHEGHASLVREARAQVGESGRVVVSIFVNPLQFAPGEDLDRYPRTLEADLDLCAAEGVDVVFAPSPEEVYPGGVAAGETSETTTVDPGPLATQLEGRVRPTHFRGVLTVVAKFFGLVRPDVAVFGQKDYQQLVLVRAMATDLCMGVEVIGAETVREPDGLALSSRNRYLDSEQRFEAASLNLVLRAAQESAQWGQDVALESARAELRRTKGIDLDYLEIRAADLSPLPAEVPEGTEARILIAARLGSTRLIDNLPITLGASRAPEAQEGVR, encoded by the coding sequence ATGAGCGATCGCCCCAGCCTGGCCCGCAGCCGCGAGGAGCTCGTCGCCCTGCTCGCCCCGGCGCGCGCCCAGGGCAGCCGGGTGGGCTACGTGCCCACCATGGGTGCCCTGCACGAGGGGCACGCCAGCCTGGTCCGCGAGGCGCGGGCGCAGGTGGGCGAGTCCGGCCGGGTCGTGGTCAGCATCTTCGTCAACCCGCTGCAGTTCGCCCCGGGCGAGGACCTGGACCGCTATCCCCGCACCCTGGAGGCCGACCTCGACCTGTGCGCCGCGGAGGGGGTCGACGTCGTCTTCGCCCCGAGCCCGGAGGAGGTCTACCCCGGCGGGGTCGCTGCAGGCGAGACGTCCGAGACCACCACGGTGGACCCCGGTCCGCTGGCCACCCAGCTCGAGGGACGGGTCCGGCCGACGCACTTCCGCGGGGTGCTCACGGTGGTGGCGAAGTTCTTCGGCCTGGTCCGGCCCGACGTGGCGGTGTTCGGCCAGAAGGACTACCAGCAGCTGGTGCTGGTCCGTGCCATGGCGACCGACCTGTGCATGGGCGTGGAGGTGATCGGCGCCGAGACGGTGCGCGAGCCCGACGGCCTGGCCCTGAGCAGCCGCAACCGCTACCTGGACAGCGAGCAGCGCTTCGAGGCCGCCTCCCTGAACCTGGTGCTCCGGGCCGCGCAGGAGTCGGCCCAGTGGGGCCAGGACGTGGCCCTGGAGTCGGCCCGCGCCGAGCTGCGCCGGACCAAGGGCATCGACCTGGACTACCTGGAGATCCGGGCGGCCGACCTCTCGCCCCTGCCCGCCGAGGTGCCCGAGGGCACCGAGGCCCGCATCCTCATCGCCGCGCGTCTGGGCAGCACGCGGCTGATCGACAACCTGCCCATCACCCTGGGGGCCTCTCGCGCCCCTGAAGCACAAGAAGGAGTCCGTTGA
- a CDS encoding Rossmann-like and DUF2520 domain-containing protein produces MNTTLRVGVVGAGRVGAVLSAALRAAGHDIVAAAGESDASRSRIAALLPGVPVEKPSVVARDCDLLLLTVPDDMLGNVVSMLAASGALHEGQYVAHTSGRHGLAVLDQAVAVGARPIALHPAMTFTGTAVDLPRLTGCVFGVTAGEAERELTESLVADLGGRPMWVPEDRRTLYHAGLAHGANHLVTLVAEAMEMLRAAGADDPAGTLRPLMTAALDNALAEGDAALTGPIARGDVQTVAAHLAEIEAAAPQTLASYVAMARSTLDRVVTDSRLLPIRAERIRRLLDGVPRPVRSPRSSRSSASRTAR; encoded by the coding sequence ATGAACACCACCCTCCGGGTGGGCGTGGTCGGCGCGGGTCGCGTCGGTGCCGTCCTCTCTGCCGCCCTGCGCGCCGCCGGTCACGACATCGTCGCCGCTGCCGGTGAGTCCGACGCCTCCCGCAGCCGGATCGCGGCACTGCTGCCCGGCGTACCGGTGGAGAAGCCGAGCGTGGTCGCCCGCGACTGCGACCTGCTGCTGCTGACCGTGCCGGACGACATGCTCGGCAACGTGGTCTCGATGCTGGCCGCCTCCGGCGCGCTGCACGAGGGTCAGTACGTCGCGCACACCTCGGGCCGGCACGGGCTCGCCGTGCTCGACCAGGCGGTCGCCGTCGGTGCCCGGCCGATCGCCCTGCACCCCGCGATGACCTTCACCGGCACCGCGGTGGACCTGCCCAGGCTCACGGGCTGCGTCTTCGGGGTCACCGCCGGCGAGGCGGAGCGCGAGCTCACCGAGTCCCTGGTCGCCGACCTCGGCGGCCGCCCGATGTGGGTGCCCGAGGACCGCCGCACGCTCTACCACGCCGGTCTGGCGCACGGAGCCAACCACCTGGTGACCCTGGTCGCCGAGGCGATGGAGATGCTGCGGGCCGCCGGCGCGGACGACCCGGCGGGCACGCTGCGCCCGCTGATGACCGCCGCCCTGGACAACGCCCTGGCCGAGGGCGACGCGGCGCTGACCGGCCCCATCGCGCGCGGCGACGTGCAGACGGTGGCCGCCCACCTGGCCGAGATCGAGGCCGCTGCCCCGCAGACGCTGGCCTCCTACGTCGCGATGGCCCGCTCCACCCTGGACCGCGTGGTCACCGACTCCCGGCTGCTGCCCATCCGTGCGGAGCGGATCCGCCGGCTGCTCGACGGGGTGCCGCGCCCGGTGCGCAGCCCCCGCAGCTCCCGCAGCTCCGCGAGCAGGACCGCTCGATGA